In the Thermodesulfobacteriota bacterium genome, one interval contains:
- a CDS encoding universal stress protein: MKILVGYDGSNSGKEALDLAKHHAMVFKGEVDVVTSMVKGTEKEREDMDQAKRGLEYAEVLFKDNNIPCKTHLLIRGLTPGEDVVEFAKENHIDEIIVGVKRRSKVGKLLMGSTAQYVILNAHCPVVTVK; this comes from the coding sequence ATGAAAATTTTGGTAGGGTATGACGGTTCCAACTCGGGCAAGGAAGCTTTAGACCTAGCGAAACACCATGCGATGGTTTTTAAAGGAGAAGTTGATGTGGTTACATCGATGGTAAAGGGAACTGAAAAAGAACGAGAGGATATGGATCAGGCCAAACGCGGGCTTGAATATGCTGAGGTGCTTTTTAAAGATAACAACATTCCCTGTAAGACCCACCTGCTTATTCGTGGCCTTACACCCGGTGAGGATGTGGTTGAGTTTGCCAAGGAAAATCACATTGATGAAATCATTGTCGGAGTCAAAAGAAGATCAAAGGTGGGAAAGCTTTTGATGGGCTCCACTGCCCAGTACGTGATTTTGAATGCCCATTGCCCGGTTGTAACGGTAAAATAG
- a CDS encoding response regulator, which yields MVKNVLIVDDDREMLLALKDGLSKYKETFSVSIAEDGTDAVKMLTEKAFSLVVTDLKMPQMDGFALLTHIMGNYPDIPVIIITGYSTPDMEKLAREGGAVGYIAKPFMLEDLARDIMATLRKESEGGTLHSVSSGIFLQLMEMEQKTCTIRLEDKSTGKKGVLFFQDGELLDARVDDLQGKPAAYKIFSWEEVNISIQNVCPKMENKIESDLQPLILEVARLKDENKEKKKTEKQEVKVQKVEPLDTLDHIKKKIEKQVGSNCRLEDIYIDTSLEDWSVLMSSIGDFFGLGNLKVCYLDKGESNDTILLPGKNTTVVSVGAKCPKDKIIQVLSM from the coding sequence ATGGTAAAAAATGTACTTATTGTTGATGATGACAGGGAAATGCTGCTTGCCCTTAAAGATGGTCTTTCCAAATACAAGGAGACATTTTCGGTATCAATCGCTGAGGACGGGACGGATGCGGTGAAGATGCTAACAGAAAAAGCGTTTTCTCTGGTGGTTACCGATTTAAAAATGCCTCAGATGGACGGTTTCGCTCTGTTGACCCATATTATGGGGAATTATCCGGATATTCCGGTCATTATTATTACCGGGTACAGTACTCCTGATATGGAAAAGCTTGCCCGCGAAGGCGGCGCTGTTGGATACATTGCAAAACCGTTTATGCTGGAGGATCTTGCCAGAGATATAATGGCTACCCTCAGAAAGGAATCCGAGGGCGGGACCCTTCATAGTGTTTCATCCGGTATTTTCCTGCAATTAATGGAGATGGAGCAAAAGACATGTACCATCAGGCTGGAAGATAAATCCACCGGGAAAAAGGGAGTCCTCTTTTTCCAGGATGGTGAATTGCTTGACGCCAGGGTAGACGACTTGCAGGGTAAACCGGCCGCTTATAAGATATTTTCCTGGGAAGAAGTGAATATCTCAATTCAGAATGTTTGTCCTAAGATGGAAAATAAAATTGAAAGTGATTTGCAGCCTTTGATCCTTGAGGTGGCAAGACTTAAAGATGAGAACAAAGAAAAGAAGAAAACAGAAAAACAGGAAGTAAAGGTGCAGAAAGTAGAGCCTTTGGATACACTTGATCATATTAAAAAAAAGATTGAAAAGCAGGTGGGCTCAAATTGCAGGCTGGAAGATATATACATTGACACCTCTTTGGAGGACTGGTCAGTCCTAATGTCTAGTATCGGTGATTTTTTTGGCTTAGGCAACTTAAAGGTCTGCTATCTGGATAAGGGTGAATCAAATGATACCATATTGCTGCCCGGGAAAAATACAACTGTGGTTTCAGTGGGAGCCAAATGTCCCAAGGATAAAATCATACAGGTGTTGAGTATGTAA
- a CDS encoding metallophosphoesterase family protein — translation MGVISDTHGLLQPAAIDAFKGTDLIIHAGDVGKPDILHDLQAIAPVKAVRGNMDMDNWAHKLPMTKLIKVGGVLLYIIHDVYKIDIKPDKAGISAIIHGHTHKPSSIEDHHGILFLNPGSATQPRFNNPASVALLHVKEKSLVTQFFEL, via the coding sequence GTGGGTGTTATTTCCGATACACATGGTTTGTTGCAACCAGCAGCAATTGACGCCTTTAAAGGCACAGACCTTATCATCCATGCCGGGGATGTGGGCAAACCGGATATTCTCCATGATTTGCAGGCGATTGCTCCGGTGAAAGCGGTAAGGGGCAATATGGACATGGACAACTGGGCACACAAGCTGCCGATGACGAAGTTAATTAAAGTTGGAGGTGTATTGCTCTACATTATTCATGATGTTTATAAAATTGATATAAAACCCGACAAAGCAGGAATCAGCGCTATAATACACGGTCATACCCACAAACCTTCTTCCATTGAAGACCATCATGGCATCCTCTTTCTAAACCCGGGAAGCGCTACCCAACCTCGTTTCAATAACCCGGCATCTGTGGCCTTGCTTCATGTAAAGGAGAAATCACTGGTTACCCAATTTTTTGAGTTGTAG
- a CDS encoding cyclic nucleotide-binding domain-containing protein — protein sequence MQLIDTINEIPMFKRFTESEKNMFAKLEHSLLGFKKDDVIIREGDAFTSLYLLIKGTVQITKEELSIPIAKLSQGALFGEMSFFTKKPRHSNVIANENVLVLKLDKLFFEKVDSTIRDKIKDYLIELLINRLDSVNESLSKISKFARISTLNQ from the coding sequence ATGCAACTAATTGATACCATCAATGAAATACCGATGTTTAAGCGCTTTACGGAAAGCGAAAAGAATATGTTTGCCAAACTGGAGCATTCACTTCTTGGATTTAAAAAAGATGATGTCATAATAAGGGAGGGAGATGCATTTACATCACTCTATCTGTTAATAAAGGGAACAGTTCAAATCACCAAGGAAGAACTCAGCATACCCATAGCTAAGCTATCCCAGGGTGCGCTATTTGGGGAAATGTCCTTTTTTACCAAAAAACCCCGTCACAGCAACGTGATTGCCAATGAAAATGTTCTGGTTTTGAAACTTGACAAATTATTTTTCGAAAAGGTCGATTCTACCATTAGGGATAAAATAAAAGACTATCTTATTGAGCTGCTCATTAATCGCCTTGATTCAGTGAATGAGTCTTTGAGTAAGATATCAAAATTCGCCAGAATATCAACTTTGAATCAATAA
- a CDS encoding HAMP domain-containing protein has product MIVICEECGKKFSIDPSKIKGNRAKFKCDVCDFIITVTKPVETPTVSFPKPQPTKPDKKVDIKKAPAYKRKKKSKYPRKKKTKSFNLKGLGLRSKMLLLFFALPIVLIITANILYLWQMNNLSSLLTSESSKIVKTLVEEKVADAARKVAAECSLFLESHPGMKRKDYNYNAEFKRIAVQKVGMTGYSALYELPGSKGVWRTWLHVNPNIIGIDMSALKKPMGKNFAGFWKVYTGVKQGGESRGYYTWWEKDGSFREKFMVCTPVEGTPFIIAATTYVDEFTGPVKLLNIRAKKQTDITRNIVFGIFIATILLIGFIVYFYGHRLSGKIKSLTEVSNRISVGELDANIDIAGKDEIGDLAEAISRMQDSIRLSIERLRRRR; this is encoded by the coding sequence ATGATTGTCATATGCGAGGAATGCGGTAAAAAGTTCAGCATTGACCCCTCAAAAATTAAAGGTAATCGGGCAAAGTTTAAATGCGATGTGTGCGATTTTATTATTACGGTGACAAAGCCTGTTGAAACTCCGACCGTATCCTTTCCCAAACCACAGCCCACCAAACCGGATAAAAAAGTCGATATCAAAAAAGCACCTGCTTATAAACGCAAAAAAAAGAGCAAATACCCCAGGAAAAAAAAGACTAAAAGCTTTAATTTAAAGGGCCTTGGCTTACGCAGTAAAATGCTTCTGCTTTTCTTTGCCCTTCCTATTGTTTTAATAATCACTGCCAATATTCTCTATTTATGGCAAATGAACAATCTTTCTTCGCTCCTGACCTCGGAAAGCTCCAAGATCGTTAAAACCTTGGTGGAAGAGAAGGTGGCTGATGCCGCCAGAAAGGTTGCCGCGGAATGCAGCCTGTTTCTTGAGTCCCATCCCGGTATGAAAAGAAAGGATTACAACTACAACGCAGAATTTAAAAGAATCGCTGTACAAAAGGTAGGAATGACCGGATATTCCGCTCTTTATGAACTACCGGGCTCGAAAGGTGTCTGGCGCACATGGCTGCATGTAAATCCAAACATAATCGGTATTGATATGAGTGCATTAAAAAAGCCCATGGGGAAGAATTTTGCCGGTTTTTGGAAAGTTTATACCGGGGTAAAACAAGGTGGAGAATCAAGAGGATATTATACGTGGTGGGAAAAAGACGGCTCTTTTAGAGAAAAATTTATGGTGTGCACTCCGGTTGAAGGGACTCCATTTATCATAGCGGCCACGACCTATGTGGATGAGTTCACCGGTCCAGTTAAATTGCTTAATATAAGGGCCAAGAAACAGACGGATATCACTCGTAATATTGTTTTTGGGATATTTATTGCCACTATTTTGCTGATCGGTTTTATTGTTTACTTCTACGGCCACAGATTATCAGGAAAAATTAAATCTTTAACTGAGGTTTCCAACCGAATCAGCGTGGGTGAACTGGATGCTAACATAGACATTGCAGGAAAGGACGAGATAGGCGATTTAGCAGAAGCCATTTCAAGAATGCAGGATAGCATTCGTCTATCAATAGAGCGGCTGCGTCGTCGGAGATAG
- a CDS encoding PAS domain-containing protein, which translates to MADLPYEKVITSSAEKYTDFFNSIPAAIHRTTVEGKIVYCNWSYARLFGFNSTSELTAYPEINLYRNKKDRGVLVTSILQRGRVVDLPIPFVKKDGTTIWCAVTARAVIDDDGTVEHIDGVIKDITGQIEEQESQPSLNGAIDNQDEGIIVFDLQGNLIDVNKAVTEIIGFPKDELIGKSLSEFLLPGQKVLFLLFLSDILKIGHEEVILPVIDGNGHTRYIELEGILAKKNGRAYHIKGIARDMTQRAKQQKDRSTREKFQGVLEMAGGVAHRMNQPLTIINNLLDEVLFDLKSDDKIHNKIVSIDQQIKKLNDIIKKIGNIKKYKAMDYVAGIKIVDIDKAS; encoded by the coding sequence ATGGCCGACTTACCTTATGAAAAAGTGATTACCAGTTCGGCAGAAAAGTACACCGATTTTTTTAACAGCATACCTGCGGCCATACACCGAACAACGGTTGAAGGAAAAATTGTTTATTGCAACTGGTCTTATGCCCGGCTATTCGGTTTTAACTCTACTTCGGAATTAACGGCCTATCCTGAGATCAACCTTTACCGGAATAAAAAAGACAGGGGTGTTCTGGTAACTTCCATATTACAAAGAGGACGGGTGGTGGATCTTCCCATCCCATTCGTAAAAAAAGATGGCACCACGATCTGGTGCGCAGTGACCGCCAGGGCGGTGATAGACGATGATGGCACCGTGGAGCATATTGATGGAGTTATTAAGGATATTACCGGTCAAATAGAAGAACAGGAATCTCAACCCAGTCTTAACGGGGCGATAGATAATCAAGACGAAGGCATTATTGTTTTTGACCTCCAGGGGAATTTAATCGATGTTAACAAGGCAGTTACCGAAATAATCGGATTTCCCAAAGATGAGTTAATCGGCAAATCATTATCTGAATTTTTGCTCCCGGGCCAGAAAGTCCTTTTTCTTCTGTTCCTTTCCGATATTTTAAAAATTGGTCATGAAGAAGTTATTCTACCTGTCATTGACGGCAACGGTCATACTCGCTATATCGAATTAGAGGGAATCCTTGCGAAAAAAAACGGCCGGGCATACCATATCAAGGGAATTGCCCGGGATATGACCCAACGCGCCAAACAACAAAAAGATCGTTCAACCAGAGAAAAATTTCAGGGGGTTCTTGAGATGGCAGGTGGTGTTGCCCACAGAATGAACCAGCCGCTTACGATAATTAATAATCTGTTAGACGAGGTATTGTTCGATTTGAAAAGCGATGACAAAATACACAACAAAATCGTTTCCATAGATCAACAGATTAAAAAACTAAATGATATCATAAAAAAAATCGGCAATATTAAGAAATATAAAGCGATGGATTATGTGGCAGGAATAAAGATTGTGGATATTGATAAAGCTTCGTAA
- a CDS encoding GspE/PulE family protein, translated as MKTDIKARINEADVCRSMGLYDESLNIYKQIMSSLPKKDVQTIKTIKEKIRLVEEEVANLEKDEPNQVSAEDISRFKETMMTDDESNTAILDSAEAFSGMGLHKEAIAEYKKILFQDYPVDKIFPQFAKAVLKLHSPAKAVEQVESLVNDQRLDKKKRARITFYFGKEMDRRDHKDQALDLYKAAAKFDPVDSEIKKRLDAIQANLSSGSKYDYLLRQEKVTTDQLQKAFALSKKMKKSVEFVLTSQYQINKEDIGKSFSAYYGCSFRNYSDALETPTELLGKLKKAFLLNEGWVPLSWDKDGVEVLVDDPRDLNKTDNIKTLLNTSKINFSVAIKEDIEEYIKRFYDTDRISETVTSADGLDDFDLIPDVSFEEEEEVDEALDEDDESSSKVVKLVDQCIIAAFRKNASDIHIEPSPITKATNIRFRLDGVCQEYIKVPNSMARGILSRIKIMSSLDIAERRLPQDGKIKFKRKGVPQFELRVATLPTAGGFEDAVLRILAKAGTMKIDDMALTDRNLNVLKNIIQKPYGLVLAVGPTGSGKTTTLHSALGHINKPDIKIWTAEDPVEITQAGLRQVEAKPRIGLDFARIMRAFLRADPDVIMIGEMRDEETAAIGIEASLTGHLVFSTLHTNSAPETITRLLDMGLNALNFSDAFLGVLAQRLVRRLCQNCCKEEKLPKEEFNEIAMDYGKEDLKKTGIKYTSDLTIKRCGSCEVCSGTGYKGRLGIHELMEGTPGVKRLIKKQASTEELFALSIEEGMTTLKQDGILKVFNGLTDIKEVRRVCIT; from the coding sequence ATGAAAACAGATATAAAAGCTAGAATTAATGAGGCCGATGTTTGCCGTTCCATGGGATTATACGATGAATCTCTTAATATTTATAAGCAAATTATGTCAAGCCTTCCGAAAAAGGACGTTCAAACGATTAAAACAATAAAAGAAAAGATTCGCCTGGTAGAAGAGGAAGTGGCAAATCTGGAAAAGGATGAACCCAATCAGGTTTCTGCTGAAGACATTTCAAGGTTTAAAGAGACCATGATGACTGATGATGAAAGCAACACTGCGATTCTTGACAGCGCTGAAGCTTTCAGTGGCATGGGTCTTCATAAAGAAGCCATCGCCGAATATAAAAAAATATTATTCCAGGATTACCCGGTTGATAAAATATTTCCTCAATTTGCCAAAGCGGTGCTTAAACTCCATTCCCCGGCAAAGGCTGTCGAACAGGTTGAATCTCTTGTCAATGATCAGCGGCTGGATAAAAAGAAAAGGGCTCGTATCACATTTTATTTTGGCAAGGAAATGGATCGAAGAGACCATAAGGATCAGGCCCTTGATTTATATAAAGCGGCAGCCAAATTCGACCCCGTTGATTCCGAAATCAAAAAAAGACTCGATGCCATTCAGGCCAACCTGTCTTCCGGGTCCAAATATGATTACCTGCTGAGACAGGAAAAAGTGACCACCGACCAGTTGCAAAAGGCTTTTGCCCTGTCAAAGAAAATGAAAAAGAGCGTGGAATTTGTTCTGACAAGTCAATACCAGATCAATAAGGAAGATATTGGTAAATCCTTTTCCGCATACTATGGCTGTTCCTTCAGAAACTATAGCGACGCCTTGGAGACACCGACTGAGCTTTTAGGAAAATTAAAAAAAGCGTTTTTATTAAATGAAGGATGGGTTCCATTAAGCTGGGATAAGGATGGGGTGGAAGTACTGGTTGATGACCCGAGGGACCTGAACAAAACCGATAATATTAAAACTTTGTTGAATACTTCCAAGATTAATTTTTCCGTGGCAATAAAGGAGGATATTGAAGAGTATATAAAGCGCTTTTACGATACCGACCGAATTAGTGAAACGGTTACCTCTGCGGATGGACTTGATGATTTTGATTTAATTCCGGATGTTTCTTTTGAAGAAGAGGAAGAAGTTGATGAAGCATTAGATGAGGATGATGAAAGCTCCAGCAAGGTGGTGAAACTGGTGGATCAGTGCATCATTGCCGCCTTTAGAAAAAATGCCTCTGATATACATATAGAGCCGTCTCCGATTACCAAAGCCACCAATATTCGCTTTAGACTGGACGGTGTATGCCAGGAATATATCAAGGTTCCCAATTCTATGGCCAGAGGCATTCTTTCAAGGATTAAAATTATGTCTTCCCTCGATATTGCGGAGCGGCGATTACCTCAGGACGGAAAAATCAAATTCAAGCGTAAAGGTGTGCCACAATTCGAACTTCGAGTTGCCACCCTCCCCACAGCAGGCGGGTTTGAGGACGCTGTTTTGAGAATCCTGGCCAAGGCAGGGACCATGAAGATAGACGATATGGCTCTGACCGACAGGAATCTGAATGTGTTAAAAAATATTATTCAAAAACCTTATGGTCTTGTACTGGCCGTTGGCCCGACAGGTTCAGGTAAAACCACCACGCTTCATTCCGCTCTCGGCCATATTAATAAACCGGATATTAAAATCTGGACCGCAGAAGATCCGGTGGAAATCACACAAGCCGGTTTAAGGCAGGTGGAGGCAAAGCCCAGAATAGGGCTCGATTTTGCCAGGATCATGCGTGCTTTTTTGCGGGCAGATCCCGATGTGATTATGATAGGCGAAATGCGTGATGAAGAAACAGCAGCCATAGGTATAGAGGCATCTCTTACCGGACATCTTGTTTTTTCAACACTTCATACCAACAGTGCGCCGGAAACCATCACCCGTTTGCTCGACATGGGTCTCAATGCACTTAATTTTTCTGATGCTTTTCTTGGCGTGCTGGCGCAAAGACTGGTCAGAAGATTGTGCCAGAACTGTTGCAAGGAAGAGAAACTGCCCAAGGAGGAATTTAATGAAATTGCAATGGATTACGGCAAAGAAGATTTGAAGAAAACCGGCATAAAATATACATCCGACCTTACCATAAAACGCTGCGGAAGCTGTGAGGTCTGCTCGGGGACAGGTTATAAGGGCAGGCTCGGAATCCATGAACTAATGGAAGGGACACCGGGAGTTAAAAGGCTGATTAAAAAGCAGGCCTCCACTGAAGAGCTTTTTGCCCTTTCCATAGAAGAGGGAATGACCACGCTGAAGCAAGACGGCATTTTAAAGGTTTTTAACGGGCTTACAGATATAAAAGAAGTGAGACGGGTTTGTATCACCTAA
- the rsmG gene encoding 16S rRNA (guanine(527)-N(7))-methyltransferase RsmG: MNIGSNQWKKLIEEGAANLNIHVDRRITDQFSIHCKELVKWNRNINLTTITDPVEVAVKHFLDSIISVGVIPEYGRLLDMGSGGGFPGIPLKIMNPSLAVTLIDASRKKVSFLKHAIRTIKLVGINARHVRSEELAEKKPFKHSFDVIICRAFSRLDNIVLQALPLLAEGGSLIAMKGKLSKAELESADRDRLSLTVEKYKLPFIELERSLIILQLKKLGNQ, translated from the coding sequence ATGAACATTGGAAGCAATCAGTGGAAAAAACTGATCGAAGAAGGAGCCGCGAACCTTAATATTCATGTTGACCGGAGAATAACAGATCAATTTTCCATTCATTGCAAAGAACTGGTCAAATGGAACCGCAACATTAATCTCACCACCATTACTGACCCGGTCGAAGTCGCTGTCAAACACTTCTTGGATTCAATCATTTCAGTCGGGGTGATACCCGAGTATGGCCGCCTACTCGATATGGGCTCTGGTGGAGGTTTTCCCGGAATTCCGCTCAAAATTATGAATCCATCTTTAGCAGTGACTCTCATAGATGCCTCACGAAAAAAAGTTAGTTTTTTAAAACATGCGATCCGAACGATCAAGCTGGTTGGAATTAACGCCCGTCATGTAAGATCTGAGGAACTGGCAGAAAAAAAGCCTTTTAAGCATTCTTTTGATGTAATTATTTGCCGCGCATTTTCCAGACTGGATAATATTGTACTTCAGGCATTGCCTTTGCTGGCAGAAGGTGGAAGTCTGATTGCCATGAAGGGAAAGCTTTCTAAAGCTGAATTAGAATCTGCCGATAGGGATCGTTTGTCTTTAACGGTGGAAAAGTACAAACTTCCTTTTATTGAATTGGAAAGGTCTCTGATTATTCTACAACTCAAAAAATTGGGTAACCAGTGA
- a CDS encoding NAD-dependent epimerase/dehydratase family protein produces the protein MTVKTKPNILVTGGGGFLGKAIVKMLLQAGENVRSFSRNFYPELESMGVDQIQGDIGEHSAVIKACHGIQAVFHTAAKPPPWGNYADYYRTNVVGTQNVIDACNYQKVSKLVYTSTPSVVFNGTDIEGVDETFSYPARYATPYSETKALAEQKVVKSTSDHLRTIILRPHEIWGPGDNHIAPRLIARAKRLKRIGNGKNLIDTTYIDNAVDAHLLAYEKLEENPAISGMIYFISQDEPVLAWDMINAFLKAAGLGPVKKSVPYRIAWLSGAFLEMVYKIFRLSGEPYITRFMAYAAAKSHWFNISAAKRDLGYSPRVSIEEGLIIYQEWLKKNK, from the coding sequence ATGACCGTAAAAACCAAACCAAATATCCTGGTGACCGGTGGGGGTGGCTTTTTAGGCAAAGCCATTGTCAAAATGCTTCTGCAAGCCGGTGAAAATGTCCGCAGCTTCTCCCGGAACTTTTATCCTGAACTTGAATCAATGGGGGTGGATCAAATCCAGGGCGACATTGGTGAGCATTCAGCGGTAATAAAAGCGTGCCATGGAATTCAAGCTGTGTTTCACACTGCAGCAAAGCCTCCGCCATGGGGGAACTATGCGGACTATTACCGAACGAACGTAGTGGGTACCCAAAACGTCATCGATGCCTGTAATTATCAGAAAGTTTCCAAGCTGGTGTACACAAGTACGCCAAGTGTGGTCTTTAACGGCACCGACATCGAAGGTGTAGACGAAACCTTCTCCTACCCTGCCAGGTATGCCACCCCCTATTCAGAAACCAAAGCGCTTGCCGAACAAAAAGTGGTCAAGAGCACAAGTGACCACCTTAGAACAATTATATTGAGACCGCATGAAATTTGGGGCCCGGGTGATAATCACATTGCTCCGCGGCTTATTGCAAGGGCAAAACGACTTAAAAGAATTGGCAATGGTAAAAATCTTATAGACACGACCTATATCGATAATGCGGTAGATGCCCACCTTCTGGCTTATGAAAAGTTAGAAGAAAACCCTGCCATTTCCGGAATGATTTATTTCATCAGCCAGGATGAACCTGTTTTGGCTTGGGACATGATCAACGCTTTTTTAAAGGCAGCGGGTTTGGGTCCTGTAAAAAAGTCGGTGCCTTACAGAATAGCATGGCTGTCCGGAGCCTTCCTTGAGATGGTGTACAAAATATTTCGCTTATCCGGTGAACCGTATATCACCCGTTTTATGGCCTATGCTGCAGCGAAATCCCACTGGTTCAATATCAGTGCGGCGAAAAGAGATCTTGGGTACTCTCCACGTGTTTCCATAGAAGAAGGTCTCATCATTTACCAAGAGTGGCTGAAAAAAAACAAATAA